A region from the Toxotes jaculatrix isolate fToxJac2 chromosome 2, fToxJac2.pri, whole genome shotgun sequence genome encodes:
- the LOC121187930 gene encoding uncharacterized protein LOC121187930 — MPRKSKKSAAAKQRWRKLDLEELTSFAPPLETVSPPAGEEPSRGSRTKRTKETRPPCSRAPVSNAVGSSPPAKPFWSPGDVRAEVRARRGTGYRHRVLRWPTSKLTGRSHKLVIPPESPDKKFILIVGDSHLRSIADGFAVMPEAKYSFGIMSTPGAHAAELRTEVQHVVLPRSPHAVCVLAPSNNLTASRTIDEAAVDFARFLTAVRSRWPEVFVLDFPPRLKEDETHQVLLRQEYHRVAARMGLRYFPAAEHFPRTRLELWSRDGVHLSDREGMGILTQLLWSTTDWFLETPPPPPQVSPTPSPPLRRFSPKLVVKGEVRAPLSPDPFQWRVVGQSSKSQVSGQASVAQQRKEESFLPLNPKWFSGMALRAMEEVSPSDLCGVVDCKSPPAGKKQPGVAGPGRDAPTAASLQ; from the exons ATGCCAAGGAAGTCCAAGAAGTCGGCGGCGGCGAAGCAGCGATGGAGGAAGCTCGACCTGGAGGAGCTGACGTCGTTCGCCCCCCCCCTGGAG ACGGTGTCCCCCCCGGCTGGAGAGGAGCCTTCCAGAGGGTCAAGGACCAAGAGGACCAAGGAGACCCGCCCCCCCTGCTCCCGAGCTCCAGTCAGCAAC GCGGTTGGATCTTCACCCCCAGCCAAGCCGTTCTGGAGCCCGGGTGATGTGCGTGCCGAAGTTCGTGCAC GCCGCGGTACTGGTTACCGCCATCGGGTGCTGAGGTGGCCAACTTCAAAGCTCACTGGACGGAGCCACAAGTTGGTCATCCCACCGGAGTCTCCTGACAAGAag TTCATTCTGATTGTTGGGGACTCCCATCTCCGGTCCATTGCTGACGGGTTCGCCGTGATGCCAGAAGCTAAGTATTCTTTTGGTATCATGTCAACCCCTGGGGCTCACGCCGCTGAGCTGCGGACTGAGGTCCAACATGTTGTACTTCCTCGGTCCCCTCATGCTGTCTGTGTTCTAGCCCCCAGTAACAACCTGACTGCCAGCAGGACCATCGACGAGGCGGCCGTCGACTTTGCTCGTTTCCTCACTGCTGTGAGGAGCCGCTGGCCGGAG GTCTTTGTGCTGGACTTCCCGCCCCGCCTGAAGGAGGATGAGACGCACCAGGTCCTCCTTCGGCAAGAGTACCACCGCGTGGCAGCTCGTATgg ggTTGAGGTACTTCCCTGCGGCGGAGCACTTCCCCCGTACGCGCTTGGAGCTGTGGAGCAGAGACGGC GTCCATCTGTCCGACCGTGAGGGGATGGGGATCCTCACGCAGTTGCTGTGGAGCACCACGGACTGGTTCCTCGAGACAccgcctccacctccccagGTGTCTCCTACACCTTCACCGCCACTTAGGAGATTCTCTCCTAAGCTGGTTGTGAAGGGTGAGGTACGTGCTCCACTGTCTCCTGACCCCTTCCAGTGGAGGGTTGTGGGTCAGAGCAGCAAG TCGCAGGTTTCCGGCCAGGCCAGTGTGGCTCAGCAGCGG AAGGAGGAGTCCTTCCTTCCACTGAATCCAAAGTGGTTCAGTGGCATGGCTCTTCGTGCCATGGAGGAAGTGTCTCCTTCTGACCTGTGTGGCGTGGTGGACTGCAAGTCTCCTCCAGCGGGCAAGAAG CAGCCAGGCGTCGCAGGACCAGGGAGAGACGCCCCCACAGCCGCCAGTCTCCAGTGA